The Streptomyces sp. NBC_00659 genomic interval AGATGGCGAAGCTGCTGAGCGACGACAAGATCTTCGAGTGCTTCCACCTCTCCCGCGGCGGGCACGAGGCGCGCAAGGTGTACGCGGCCTACCGCGCCGCCCTCGCCCACAAGGGCGCGCCGACGGTGATCCTGGCCCAGACGGTCAAGGGCCACACCCTCGGTGACGGCTTCGCGTCGAAGAACGCCAACCACCAGATGAAGAAGCTGTCGACGGACGAGTTCAAGCAGATGCGTGATCTGCTCGAACTGCCGATCTCCGACAGCCGGTTCGTCGACGGTGTGGTGCCCTACGGCCACCCGGGCGCCGACTCCCCCGAGGTCCGTTACCTCCAGGAGCGCCGGGCGGCCCTCGGCGGCCCGGCCCCGGCCCGCCGCACGCACGCGCTGGCCCCGCTGCCGGCCCCCGCCGACAAGACGTTCGCGTCCTTCGACAAGGGCTCCGGCACGCAGAACCTGGCGACGACGATGGCGTTCGTCCGCCTGGTCAAGGATCTGGTCCGCGACAAGCAGACCGGCCGGCGCTGGGTGCCGATCGTCCCGGACGAGGCCCGTACCTTCGGTATGGAGTCGCTGTTCCCGTCGCTGGGCATCTACTCGCCCAAGGGCCAGACGTACGAGCCGGTCGACCGCGACCAGCTGATGTACTACAAGGAGGCCAAGGACGGCCAGATCCTCAACGAGGGGATCACCGAGGCCGGTTCCATGGCGGACTTCATCGCCGCGTCCACCGCGTACTCCACGCACGGCGAAGCGATGATCCCCTTCTACATCTTCTACTCGATGTTCGGCTGGCAGCGCACGGCCGACCAGATGTGGCAGCTCGGCGACCAGCTCGGCCGCGGCTTCCTGGTCGGCGCGACGGCGGGCCGTACGACCCTGACCGGTGAGGGCCTGCAGCACGCGGACGGCCACTCCCCCGTCATCGCGGCGACCAACCCGGCCGCGCTGTCCTACGACCCGGCGTTCGCGTACGAGATCGCGGCGATCGTCAAGGACGGTCTGCGCCGGATGTACGGCGAGGCGGCCCCGGGCGAGGACCAGGACGTCTTCTACTACCTGACCGTCTACAACGAGCCGATGCCGCAGCCCGCCAAGCCGGCCGGTGTCGACGAGGGCATCCTCAAGGGCCTGTACCGCTTCAACACGGCGGAGTCGGCGGGCCTGAACGTGGCCGCGGCGAACGCCCCGCGCATCCAGCTGCTCGGCTCCGGTACGGCCATCCACTGGACCCTGGAGGCCCAGCGGCTGCTCGCCGAGGAGTGGGGCGTGGCCGCCGACGTGTGGTCCGCGACCTCCTGGACCGAGCTGCGCCGTGACGCGCTGGAGGCCGACGCGGCCCTGCTGCGTGGCGAGGAGCGGGTGCCGTTCGTCCGCCAGGCGCTGCAGGGCGCCGAGGGCCCGGTGCTCGCGGTCTCCGACTACATGCGCCAGGTCCCGGACCAGATCGCGCAGTGGGTCGAGCAGGACTGGTCCTCGCTCGGTGCCGACGGCTTCGGTCTCTCGGACACGCGTGTGGCGGCCCGCCGTCACTTCGGCGTGGACGCCCAGTCGATCGTCGTCGCCGCGCTGGCGCAGCTCGCCCGCCGCGGCGAGGTCAAGGCGTCGGCGGTGAAGGAGGCCCGGGAGCGCTACGGCCTGTAGGGCCTGTCTGGCAATTCCCGTCTGCTGACAATTCCCGTCTGCCCGGGAGCTGAACACGGAGAAGGGGTACGGCGGTCGCCGTACCCCTTCTCGCTTTCCCGGTTCCTTCCGCCGGACCCCGCCGGGTGGGCGCCCGTCCCGTCGTTGTCGGTGGTGCCCGGCATCATGAGGACATGCGTGCCGCTCGTCTGATCAAGATGGTGCTGTTGCTCCAGACCCGCGCGTCGATGACCGCCGCCGAGCTGGCGCGGGAGCTGGAGGTGTCCGAGCGCACGGTCGCCCGGGACGCGCAGGCACTGTCCGAGGCGGGAATTCCGGTCTACGCGGACCGGGGCCGGGCCGGCGGCTACCGCCTGGTCGGCGGGTACCGCACACGGCTGACGGGACTCGCGCGGAGCGAGGCGGAGGCACTGTTCCTGAGCGGGGTGCCGGGGGCGCTGCGCGACATGGGCCTTCAGGACACGGCGTCGGCGGCCCGGCTGAAGGTGTCGGCGGCACTGACGCCCTCCGCGCAAGGCGCCTCGCGATCGGCGGCGCAGCGCTTCCATCTGGACGCGCCCGCCTGGTTCAGCGAGCCGCGGACGCCCGAGCTGCTGCCCGCGCTCGCGGACGCGGTGTGGGACGACCGCCCGGTCCTCGCGCGCTACCGGCGCCGCGGGTCGGAGGCGGAGCGGACCCTCGAACCGTACGGGCTCGTCCTGAAGGCGGGGCTCTGGTACCTGTGCGCGCGGGTGCCGGACGCGGAGGCCTTCCGCGTGTACAGGATCGACCGGTTCACCGCCGTCGACCCCGGCGCGGAGCGGTTCCGGCGGGACGAGGGCTTCGATCTGCCGGCGTTCTGGGAGGAGCGGGCCGAGGAGTTCGCCCGGTCCGTCCTGCGGTCCGAGGCCGTCGTACGGCTGTCCCCGGAGGGCGTACGACTGCTGCCGTACGCTCTCGATCCCACGTCGGCGAAGGAGGGACTCGCCGCCTCCGGCACCCCGGACGGGCGGGGCTGGGTGACCCTCACCCTGCCGGTCGAGTCCGAGGAGGTCGCCCGTATACAGCTGCGGGGCCTCGGGCCCGAGGTGGAGGTGCTTGCTCCGGAGGCCCTGCGGAAGCGCTGCGCCGAGGACGCGGCCGCGGCGGCGGCGTTCTACCGGTGACACGGGCCGGTCGGCCGTGCTCCGCTGGTGATCGCGGGCCGATCGGTGGTGCCGCGCCGGTGATCGCGGGCCCAGGGCGCGCGGCCTGGGGAATCGTTCGCCTCCGCCCGCTTGAAATCCGTATGAACCCGGCGGTTTTACCTTCGGCATGTGCATGCATAACAATCTGCGCCGCTCCACGTGCGTCCCTCCCGCCCAGGCCCGATGCTGGACCCGTGATGGACGAGACGGAGTTCTGGCAGCTGGTGGACACGACCCGCGAGACTGCCGAGGGAGACCCCGAGGAACAGGCGGATCTGCTCGTCGAGCGGCTCGTCCAGCTGGACCCGGACTCCGTCCTGGACTTCTCCCGGCACTTCGAGTCCCGCTACAACCGCGCGTACCGCTGGGATCTGTGGGGCGCGGCCTGGGTGCTGCTCGACGGGGCCAGCGACGACGCGTTCGACTTCTTCCGGTGCTGGCTGATCGGCCAGGGCCGGGAGGTCTTCGAGGGGGCGATGCACGACCCCGACACGCTCGCCGAGCTCCTGGACGACTTCGACGAGGAGATCGACGGCGACGGCGAGGAGCTGGGGTACGCGGCCGACGAGGCCTACGAGCAGCTGACCGGTGCCGTCGCCCCCTCACTCGGCATCCCGGCCGCCCCCGCCGAGCCCGAGGGAGCCCCGCTCGAGTTCGAGAACGAGTCCGTCATCGCGGGACGCTATCCCAAACTGTGGGAGCGTTTCAGGGAGGACTGACGGGCCGGCCGGACCGGGGTGTCAGGGCGTGCCCGTGCGGCTCCGGGGTACGGCCGGCAGGCGCGTCCGGTCCGCGGGGATGTACGCCTGCGGGCCGTCGGCTCGCGCCGTGTGGTGCTGCGGGGCCGCGTTGGCCTGGTCCAGCGCGGACGCCGTCACCGCCGCCGGGCCCAGGACGACCGTGGCCACGGCGCACACCACCGCCCACGGCCCCCGCGCCGCCGTCGTCCGGCCAGTGGACGGCTCCACGGCCCGTATGTCCTGTCCGCCCCCGGTGCGCCCCGCGTGCGCCCCGCTCCCCGTCCGACTGATCCTCATGATCCCCGCCTCCGGTCAGCGCGTACGACGCCGTGCGGCGCCGTACGTGGACGGTAGGGCGCCCGGCTCTGGGGACTCTGTGAGCCGCCGGGGGTGTTCCTGTGACTGACGGGGGTGTTCCTGTGACTGATGTGGAGCCGGGCGCTCAGCGGCCCTGGATGCGGGCCGCTCGGTCGCGGATCTCGGGGAGGCGGGCGCTGAGGGCGGCGCCCGGACAGCTCGTCATGAAGGCGGCGTCGTGGCCGGAGACGGTGGAGAGCACGGTGGCGGTGCCCGCGGCGTAACGGCTGAGGCTGTTGCTGGAGACGAGGCGGACGGTGCCCCGGGGGTCCACGCCGCTGAGCCCGAGCTTCCAGGCCACGAGACGGGCGATCGCGTCGGTCATCGCCTTCGGCACCGGTGATCCGGCCGTGAAGGTGCCGATCGCGGCGATCCCGGCGGAGCGGTGGTTGAAGCCCTGCGTGTGCGCCCCGGTGACGGGCCGGTCGATCCCGCCCGCGCGGCCCTCGTAGATCGTGCCGCAGCGGTCGACGAGGAAGTTGTAGCCGATGTCGTCCCAGTCCTTGGCGCCCGTCTGGCCCGCGTACACGTCACGGATGACGCGGGGCACGTCGGCGCAGTCGTAGTCGCTCGGCGAATCGGTGTGGTGGATGAAGACCGCCACGACGCGGTCGTCGTAGCGGGGCGGCGGCTGCTCGCGGGTGCTCACGGCGTCCAGCCACGCCGTCCGCGGCACGATGGGCGGCCTGGCGACGGGACGGGGAACGGTGATCCGGGCCGCGACCGGGGGCGGGGCGGCGCCGCGGGCCGCCGAGCGGTCCACCCCGGCCGCGCACATCACCAGCGCCAGGACGGCGAGCAGGCCCGGCACGCACCCGAGGGCGACGAGGACCGGTTTCGGCAGCCCCACCGGCGCATGCCGGCGCACACGGGGTGGCAGAGGCACCCAGGGGGCTCGCGCCACGCCGCGGGTGAGCCTCTCGGACGCCCCGGGCCCCGGGCGTCCGTGCCGCCCGTGCCGGGAAGCCCGCTCCCCGCTCCGTATTCGAGGTCCCCGCGGCTTCCGGAAGACACGCATGGAGCCACCCTGACCCGGATCCTCGCGGGCCGCGATGTGTGGTGTGCCACCTGGTGGAACCATCGAGCGTGTCCGGGACGTTTCTACAGGTCCACGGGTGTGTGGCCGTTTCCGCGGCACCGAACGCGCGTGGCTGATCACTGGGCCCGCCCGACGCGTACTAAGGGGCCCTAGAGAAAGGCGGCTCCGTGGATGTTCTCGACCTCCTGCTGATGCTGGTCATCCTGGTCTACGCGGCGTCCGGGTACCGTCGCGGCCTGGTGGCCGGCTGTGTCTCCCTGGCCGGCTTCGTGGGTGGCGCCGTCATCGGCGTATGGGTGCTGCCGTGGATGATGGAGCTGGTCACGGCGGGGACACCGGCGGCGACGGTCACGGCGGTCCTCACGGTGCTGGTGCCCGCCGTGGTGGGCCACGAGCTGGCCGGGCGGCTGGCGCTGAAGCTGCGCCGCGAGCTGGACCAGGGGCCGCTGCGGGTGGCCGACGGGATCGGCGGAGCCGCGGCGAACACCCTGGCCGTGCTGCTGGTGGCCTGGGTGGCGGCGAGCGTCCTGGGCGCGTCCTCCTCGACGGTCGTCACGCAGTCGATCCGCAACTCGGCGCTGCTGGGCGCCGTGCAGAACACGATGCCGGAGACCACGCCGGCCTGGTTCTCGCGCGCGACCTCGGCACTCACGGAGGCGGGCTTCCCCCAGGTCTTCAACCCGTTCGAGAACGAACCGGCGGCCGGTGTCGCCAAGCCCTCCGGGGACAGTGTCACGCCGTCCGCGACGAACGCCGCCAAGCTGAGCACCGTGAAGGTCGAGGGCGTCTCGGGCAACCAGGGCCGGGAGGGCAGCGGCTTCGTCTACGCCCCGCACCGGGTGATGACCAACGCGCACGTGGTGGCGGGCATCGACCGGCCGACCGTGCGGGTGGGCGGGGTCGGCCGCCCGTACCAGGCGCGGGTGGTCCTCTTCGATCCGCAGAAGGACGTCGCCGTCCTGTACGTGCCGGCTCTCCGGGCCCCGGTCCTCCACTTCGACGGGGTCGCCTCGCGCGGGGACTCCGCCGTGGTCGCGGGCTACCCGCAGGACGGCGGCCTCGACCTCCAGGCGGCCACCGTCGCGGGCCGCATCAACGCGACGGGCCAGAACATCTACAACTCCGGCACGGTCACCCGCGAGATCTACTCGATCCGCTCGACCGTCCGGCCCGGCAACTCCGGCGGTCCGCTCCTGACCACCGACGGCGAGGTGTACGGCGTGGTCTTCGCCCGTTCGACCTCGGACGACGAGACCGGCTACGTCCTGACGGCGCACGAGGTCGCGAGCGACGCCAAGAAGGCCGCGCACGCCACCGCACGGGTGGACACGGGCGACCTCGTCACCTCCTGAGCGAACACCTCACGGAACACGGTCCCGAAGGGGAGAGCCGGTCAGAGCGGGCGTCCCATCATGACGTCGTCCACGTAGGCGCCGTCCAGCAGGAACTCCCCGGGCAGGATCCCCTCGACGACGAACCCCTCGGACTCGTAGAGAGCGCGCGCCGGGGTGTTGTGGCCGAGCACGCGCAGGGTGATGCGCCGGGCGCCCTGGCGGCGGGCCTCCTCGCGCGCCGCCCGCAGCAGCGCGCGGCCCACCCCGGCGCCGCGGGCCTCGTCGGCGACGGCCAGTCCGAGGATCTGCCGGACGTGCGCGTTGCAGGCCAGCCGGGTCGGGAAGCCCAGCCGGATGTACCCCACGAGACGGCCGTCGAGCTCGGCGACGACATGGTCCCGGGGACCGAACCGCTCGCTGTAGAAGGGCTCGTACGGCGGCCGGGGGCGCGGCATGACCGCGTGCAGCGTGGACCAGGTGTCGCGGTCGATCCGGCCGAGCGCGTCCTCGTCGTCCAGGGTGGCGGGGCGTATCCGCGGAGCAGCTGACATACCGGTCACTGTACGGCCGCCGCGCTGCGGCCTTCCGTGAAGTCCTGGGTGGCGGGGGCAGGATGGACCCATGAGCGACTCACCGCTGTCCCCGGGTTCCCGCATCGTGATCGCCGGCGCGTCCGGCCTGATCGGCTCCGCGCTGGCACGCTCCCTGAGCGCCGAGGGGCACGAGGTGGTCCGGCTCGTACGCCGTGAGCCGCGTTCGCCGGACGAGATCCGGTGGGATCCGCAGCGGCAGCGGATCGACGCGGTGGGGCTCATCGGCTGTGCCGCCGTGGTCAATCTGGCGGGGGCGCCGGTGGCGGGGCGGCCCTGGACGCGTGCGTACAAGCGGATGATCCGGGACAGCCGGGTGCTCGGGACGGTGACGCTCGCGGAGGCGGTGGCCTCGCTCGACGAACCGCCGCGGGTCTTCGTCAACGGGAGCGCGATCGGGTTCTACGGCGACACGGACGGCCGCGCGGTGGACGAGTCCGCGCCGCCCGGGGACGGGTTCCTGCCGTCCGTCTGTGTGGAGTGGGAGGAGGCGACCGCTCCCGCGCAGGAGGCGGGGGTGCGCACGGTGCTTCCCAGGACCGGGCTCGTGGTGGCCCGCGAGGGCGGGGCCTGGGCACGGCTGATTCCGCTGTTCAAGGCGGGTGCCGGGGGGCGGATGGGGAACGGGCGCCAGTACTGGAGCTATATCGCGCTGCACGACGAGGTGGCCGCGATCCGGCATCTCATCGACACGGAGTCGCTGTCCGGGCCGGTGAACCTGACCGCCCCCGACCCGCTCACCAACGGCGAGATCACCGAGGCCATGGGCCGGGTCCTGCACCGCCCGACCCTGCTGACCGCGCCCGCCCCGCTGCTGCGCCTCGCCCTCGGCGACATGGCCGAGGACGTCCTGGGCAGCCAGCGCGTCCTGCCCGCCCGCCTCCTGGAATCGGGCTTCACCTTCGCGTTCCCCTCGATCGACGGAGCCCTGCGGGCGGCCCTCGGCTGAGGAACGCCGCCCGGGGAGGCGAGGACTCCCGGCGCCCGGACGGACGAGTGGGCCCGAGGCTCGTGGGCCCGCCCGGACGGGTTCGGCCACCCCCGCCGGGCGGGTACATGCACCCCCCATGCTCCCGTGCCCGGCCGCCGCGCGGCTTCCGCCGCGCGGCCGAACCTCGCACCCTCGATCCGAACCGGGGCATTCCAGAAGCGTGTTGGGGGCATGACGTCCCCACCGGCCGCGCAACCTCGAGGAGGGGCACGTGCTAGAGCCCGCACGCCACGCCGCGCACACGGCACAGATCACGGAAGACGTCGACGTCGTCGTCGTGGGAGCCGGTGTCGCCGGCCTCGCGGCCGCACGGCATCTGACCGGGGCGGGGCTGAGGACCGCCGTCCTCGAGGCCGCCCCTCACGTCGGCGGCCGTATGTCCACGGAGAAGGTCGACGGCTTCCGGCTGGACCGGATCGGCCGGCTCCTGTCCACCTCGTACCCGGAACTGCGCCACACCCCGGGCCTGGACGGCCTCGTCCTGTGCCCGTTCTCGCCGGGCGTGCTGCTGCACAGCGACGGCCGGCGCCACCCCACGGGCACGCCCGGCACATCCCGGAGCGCGAGGGGCGCACTCACCACCGCGCGCGCCCTCGCGAGCGCCCCCCGGCTTCCGCTGCCCCGGCCCGCGCGCGGAACCACCCGCCCCGGCCCGCTCGGCAGCCCCCTCGACCAGTCCCGTCTCGGCGCCGCCCTCGCGCGCCTCGCCGCCACTCCGCCGGAGCGCCTGCTCGCCCGCCCCGACCTCACCGCGGCGAACGCGCTGACCGCCCGGGGGCTTCCGGCCCGTACGGTCGAGGCCTTTCTGCGCCCCCTTCTCGCGGCCCTGCTGTGCGACCCGGAGCTACGGACGTCGAGCCGCCTCGCCGACCTCGCGCTGCACTCCTTCGCGACGGGGAGGCTGTGTCTGCCCGAAGGCGGCGCGGACGCGCTCCCCGAGCTGCTCGCGGCCGCCCTTCCACCCGGCACCGTGCACACAGGCGTCGAGGTCACCGCCGTCTCCACGACCCGCGTCACGACGAAGGACCACGGTGAACTCCGTTGCCGGGCAATCCTGTTGGCGACCGGGGCACGTGCCGCCGCCCGGTTCCTGCCCGGACTGCACGTCCCCGCCTTCCATCCGGTGACCGTCCTGCACCACACCACCGACGAACCGCCGCTCACCGAGCCGGCGCTGCTCCTGGACGCCGACCGCGGCGGCCCGGTGGCGCACACGGCGGTCGTCAGCCAGGTCGACCCGACCCGGGCACCCGCGGGCCGCGCCCTGATCTCCTCGACCGTGCTCGGCACACCGCCCGCCGCGCCCCACCTGGACGCGACGGTCCGCGCCCAGCTCGCCCGCGTCTACGGCACGTCGACGACCCGCTGGGAACTGCTGGCGGTCCATCACGAGCCGGAAGCGGTCCCGGCGATGCCGCCGCCGCACGATCCGCGCCGCCCCGTACGGCTGCTCGCGGGCCTGTACGTGTGCGGTGACCACCGGGACACCGGCACGGTGCAGGGCGCGCTGCACTCGGCCCGGCGGGCCGCCCACGCCCTCCTGACGGACCTGGACGTCCGCGCGGCGGCCCCGTCGGCCGAGCCTCTGGAGTCCGCCGCCGCCTGACCCCGGGCTCCGGAACTCCGGCGCGGGGCTCCGGAGTTCCGGAGTTCCGGAGCCCCGGCGCGCGGGCCCCGCGGCCTCCGGGCACTCCCGGAGGCCGCGGACCCGGCTCCCGGCGGACCCGCCGCGCGAGGGCGGGCGCACCCCCGCCCCGGTGCGCGCATCGAGCTCCCCGGTCTCCGGTACCCCAGGCCGGAGACCGGGGACGCCCCGGCCCAGGGCCTGTCCGGCCGTTCCCGCCCGCGCGCTCAGCTCAGCGCGGCCACCTTGTCGCGATAGCCGCGGACGGGCGCGGCGTCCCTGTACGGTTCGAGCCGTTTCTCGAAGTCCCGTACGTACTCGACGGCCCGCGCCGACCGCATCTCCGCCGCCTGCCCCGCGGCCTCCGCGCCGAGCAGACAGGCCTGGTCGAGCTCGCCGAGCCCGAGCCGCGCCGAGGCGAGCACCACCCGGCAGAACAGCCGGCTGCGCGCGTAGCCGGGCGCCCGGAGCTGGAGCGAGCGCTCGGCGTGCTGCGCCGCCGCCCGGAACTGCTGAAGGTCCCGGTGGCAGTGCCCGAACTCGTCGGCGAGCTGCGCCTCGTCGAAGTAGCGGGCCCAGTGCGGGACCTCGTCGCCGGTCCGGGACGCCTCCAGCGCGCGTTCGGCCCGGACCAGCGAGGCCGTGCAGGCCCTCACCTCGCCCAGCACCCCGTGGCCGCGCGCCTCGACGGCGTGCAGCAGCGCCTGGACGACGTGCGGCCCCCCGGAGCCGAGACCCTGCTGCGCGACCCGCGCGAGCTGTACGGCCTCGCGCCCGTGCCCGAGGTAGACGGCCTGCCGGCTCATCGTGATGAGCACGTAGGAGCCGTACACCCGGTCGCCCGCCGCCTGCGCCAGGCGCAGCGCCTGGACGAAGTACCGCTGCGCGAGTCCGTGCGCGCCGATGTCGTACGACGTCCAGCCGGCGAGCCGGGTGAGGTCGGCGGCGGCCGCGAACAGGTGGCGGCCGGTCTGCTCGCCGTACACGCCGCGCAGCATGGGCTCGGCCTCGTGTTCCAGGTAGCGGACCAGTGCCTGGCGGGCGTGGCCGCCGCCGTAGGCGTGGTCGAGGGCGCGGAAGAGTTCGCCGACCGAGCGGAGCGCGGCGATGTCCCCGCCGCTGACCCGCTGGCCGGGGCCCCGCTCGGTCCGGCCGCGCCGGAAGCCGGATCCCCCCGGCTCGGGCGGCGCCGTGACCTTGGGCGAGGCCGGGCGGCCCTGGGCGGGGATGCGGGAGGGCTGCTCGCCGCGGGCGACCCGGTCGTCGGCCCGGCCGATCAGCCAGTCACGGCTGGGCACGACGAGCCCGGCCGGGGTGAAGGCGATCTTGCGGAGCTCTGCGTGGCTCCCGGAGTCCTTGCGCCACAGGCCGCTGACGATGTCCACGGCCTCCTCGGGGGTCGCGGCGAACTCCAGCCCCGCGTACACGGGCGCGCAGGCGTCGAGCCCGAGGTCCTGCGCGCTCAGGCGCCGGCCGAGGCGGCGGGTGAACACCTCGGCGATGAGCGCGGGGGTGGTCCCGCGGGGCTGCTGGCCCCGCAGCCACCGGGTCACCGATGTCTTGTCGTATCTCAGGTCCAGTCCGTGTTCGAGTCCGAGCTGGTCCACGCGACGGGCGAGACCTGCGTTGGAGAACCCCGCTTCTGCGATGAGCGCGGCGAGCT includes:
- the aceE gene encoding pyruvate dehydrogenase (acetyl-transferring), homodimeric type, producing MTDPTAIQPSELDQLPDRDPEETAEWQASLDAVTQAAGPHRAAYLMRRTLERAEGNGLALPKLLETDYVNTIPTAAEPTVDGDEAMEARITAWNRWNAAAMVTRGAKHGVGGHIATFASAAWLYETGFNHFFKGKEGDGSGDQLYIQGHASPGIYARAFLDGRLTEHHLDNFRQEAGGNGLPSYPHPRRLPWLWEFPTVSMGLGPLSAIYQARFNRYLTNRNIKDVSASHVWAFLGDGEMDEPESTAALALASREGLDNLTFVINCNLQRLDGPVRANFKIVQELEAQFRGAGWNVVKSLWGNAWDELFQLDTTGALVRRLRQVPDAQVQTYQTRDAAYIRQDFFGADPALVEMAKLLSDDKIFECFHLSRGGHEARKVYAAYRAALAHKGAPTVILAQTVKGHTLGDGFASKNANHQMKKLSTDEFKQMRDLLELPISDSRFVDGVVPYGHPGADSPEVRYLQERRAALGGPAPARRTHALAPLPAPADKTFASFDKGSGTQNLATTMAFVRLVKDLVRDKQTGRRWVPIVPDEARTFGMESLFPSLGIYSPKGQTYEPVDRDQLMYYKEAKDGQILNEGITEAGSMADFIAASTAYSTHGEAMIPFYIFYSMFGWQRTADQMWQLGDQLGRGFLVGATAGRTTLTGEGLQHADGHSPVIAATNPAALSYDPAFAYEIAAIVKDGLRRMYGEAAPGEDQDVFYYLTVYNEPMPQPAKPAGVDEGILKGLYRFNTAESAGLNVAAANAPRIQLLGSGTAIHWTLEAQRLLAEEWGVAADVWSATSWTELRRDALEADAALLRGEERVPFVRQALQGAEGPVLAVSDYMRQVPDQIAQWVEQDWSSLGADGFGLSDTRVAARRHFGVDAQSIVVAALAQLARRGEVKASAVKEARERYGL
- a CDS encoding helix-turn-helix transcriptional regulator; this translates as MRAARLIKMVLLLQTRASMTAAELARELEVSERTVARDAQALSEAGIPVYADRGRAGGYRLVGGYRTRLTGLARSEAEALFLSGVPGALRDMGLQDTASAARLKVSAALTPSAQGASRSAAQRFHLDAPAWFSEPRTPELLPALADAVWDDRPVLARYRRRGSEAERTLEPYGLVLKAGLWYLCARVPDAEAFRVYRIDRFTAVDPGAERFRRDEGFDLPAFWEERAEEFARSVLRSEAVVRLSPEGVRLLPYALDPTSAKEGLAASGTPDGRGWVTLTLPVESEEVARIQLRGLGPEVEVLAPEALRKRCAEDAAAAAAFYR
- a CDS encoding DUF4240 domain-containing protein, coding for MDETEFWQLVDTTRETAEGDPEEQADLLVERLVQLDPDSVLDFSRHFESRYNRAYRWDLWGAAWVLLDGASDDAFDFFRCWLIGQGREVFEGAMHDPDTLAELLDDFDEEIDGDGEELGYAADEAYEQLTGAVAPSLGIPAAPAEPEGAPLEFENESVIAGRYPKLWERFRED
- a CDS encoding peptidoglycan recognition protein family protein, translated to MGLPKPVLVALGCVPGLLAVLALVMCAAGVDRSAARGAAPPPVAARITVPRPVARPPIVPRTAWLDAVSTREQPPPRYDDRVVAVFIHHTDSPSDYDCADVPRVIRDVYAGQTGAKDWDDIGYNFLVDRCGTIYEGRAGGIDRPVTGAHTQGFNHRSAGIAAIGTFTAGSPVPKAMTDAIARLVAWKLGLSGVDPRGTVRLVSSNSLSRYAAGTATVLSTVSGHDAAFMTSCPGAALSARLPEIRDRAARIQGR
- a CDS encoding MarP family serine protease; its protein translation is MDVLDLLLMLVILVYAASGYRRGLVAGCVSLAGFVGGAVIGVWVLPWMMELVTAGTPAATVTAVLTVLVPAVVGHELAGRLALKLRRELDQGPLRVADGIGGAAANTLAVLLVAWVAASVLGASSSTVVTQSIRNSALLGAVQNTMPETTPAWFSRATSALTEAGFPQVFNPFENEPAAGVAKPSGDSVTPSATNAAKLSTVKVEGVSGNQGREGSGFVYAPHRVMTNAHVVAGIDRPTVRVGGVGRPYQARVVLFDPQKDVAVLYVPALRAPVLHFDGVASRGDSAVVAGYPQDGGLDLQAATVAGRINATGQNIYNSGTVTREIYSIRSTVRPGNSGGPLLTTDGEVYGVVFARSTSDDETGYVLTAHEVASDAKKAAHATARVDTGDLVTS
- a CDS encoding GNAT family N-acetyltransferase; translated protein: MSAAPRIRPATLDDEDALGRIDRDTWSTLHAVMPRPRPPYEPFYSERFGPRDHVVAELDGRLVGYIRLGFPTRLACNAHVRQILGLAVADEARGAGVGRALLRAAREEARRQGARRITLRVLGHNTPARALYESEGFVVEGILPGEFLLDGAYVDDVMMGRPL
- a CDS encoding TIGR01777 family oxidoreductase; the protein is MSDSPLSPGSRIVIAGASGLIGSALARSLSAEGHEVVRLVRREPRSPDEIRWDPQRQRIDAVGLIGCAAVVNLAGAPVAGRPWTRAYKRMIRDSRVLGTVTLAEAVASLDEPPRVFVNGSAIGFYGDTDGRAVDESAPPGDGFLPSVCVEWEEATAPAQEAGVRTVLPRTGLVVAREGGAWARLIPLFKAGAGGRMGNGRQYWSYIALHDEVAAIRHLIDTESLSGPVNLTAPDPLTNGEITEAMGRVLHRPTLLTAPAPLLRLALGDMAEDVLGSQRVLPARLLESGFTFAFPSIDGALRAALG
- a CDS encoding NAD(P)/FAD-dependent oxidoreductase produces the protein MLEPARHAAHTAQITEDVDVVVVGAGVAGLAAARHLTGAGLRTAVLEAAPHVGGRMSTEKVDGFRLDRIGRLLSTSYPELRHTPGLDGLVLCPFSPGVLLHSDGRRHPTGTPGTSRSARGALTTARALASAPRLPLPRPARGTTRPGPLGSPLDQSRLGAALARLAATPPERLLARPDLTAANALTARGLPARTVEAFLRPLLAALLCDPELRTSSRLADLALHSFATGRLCLPEGGADALPELLAAALPPGTVHTGVEVTAVSTTRVTTKDHGELRCRAILLATGARAAARFLPGLHVPAFHPVTVLHHTTDEPPLTEPALLLDADRGGPVAHTAVVSQVDPTRAPAGRALISSTVLGTPPAAPHLDATVRAQLARVYGTSTTRWELLAVHHEPEAVPAMPPPHDPRRPVRLLAGLYVCGDHRDTGTVQGALHSARRAAHALLTDLDVRAAAPSAEPLESAAA
- a CDS encoding regulator: MTERPAQRTPNRQLAALIAEAGFSNAGLARRVDQLGLEHGLDLRYDKTSVTRWLRGQQPRGTTPALIAEVFTRRLGRRLSAQDLGLDACAPVYAGLEFAATPEEAVDIVSGLWRKDSGSHAELRKIAFTPAGLVVPSRDWLIGRADDRVARGEQPSRIPAQGRPASPKVTAPPEPGGSGFRRGRTERGPGQRVSGGDIAALRSVGELFRALDHAYGGGHARQALVRYLEHEAEPMLRGVYGEQTGRHLFAAAADLTRLAGWTSYDIGAHGLAQRYFVQALRLAQAAGDRVYGSYVLITMSRQAVYLGHGREAVQLARVAQQGLGSGGPHVVQALLHAVEARGHGVLGEVRACTASLVRAERALEASRTGDEVPHWARYFDEAQLADEFGHCHRDLQQFRAAAQHAERSLQLRAPGYARSRLFCRVVLASARLGLGELDQACLLGAEAAGQAAEMRSARAVEYVRDFEKRLEPYRDAAPVRGYRDKVAALS